From a region of the Solanum stenotomum isolate F172 chromosome 2, ASM1918654v1, whole genome shotgun sequence genome:
- the LOC125856782 gene encoding zinc finger AN1 and C2H2 domain-containing stress-associated protein 13-like: protein MGTPEFSNLGKHCSVEDCRQIDFLPFTCDCCYKVYCLDHRSYIRHQCPTANKNNVTVVICPLCAKGVRLNPVEDPNITWESHVNTECDPSNYEKATKKKKCPVPRCKELLTFSNTIKCRDCTVDHCLKHRFGPDHSCPGPKKPEATFQFMNFLNGSKEDSKKAQPTTTSRWTTSLLKVVSSVKEKFNSEFNQPQQTGQSSRATNHSVTNNSSQVEPCPQCHLRFSTVRALIDHVQKVHEKNGVMNMTIDVCPRCSKGFRDPVALVEHVEREHKGSSM, encoded by the exons ATGGGTACACCAGAATTCTCAAATCTTGGGAAGCATTGTTCTGTTGAGGATTGTAGGCAGATTGATTTCTTGCCTTTTACCTGTGATTGCTGTTACAAG GTGTATTGTTTAGATCATCGAAGCTATATTAGACATCAGTGTCCAACGGCTAACAAGAATAATGTTACAGTGGTCATTTGCCCGCTCTGTGCAAAAGGGGTACGCCTAAATCCTGTTGAAGACCCAAATATAACTTGGGAATCACATGTGAACACCGAGTGTGATCCATCAAACTATGAGAAAgccacaaagaaaaaaaaatgtcctGTGCCTCGCTGCAAAGAGCTCTTGACTTTCTCCAACACAATTAAATGTCGGGATTGTACTGTCGATCATTGCTTGAAGCACCGGTTTGGACCTGATCACAGTTGCCCCGGACCTAAGAAACCAGAAGCTACTTTCCAGTTCATGAACTTTCTGAATGGAAGTAAAGAAGATTCGAAGAAAGCTCAGCCCACGACAACCTCAAGGTGGACCACGAGCCTATTAAAGGTTGTATCATCCGTAAAGGAGAAGTTCAACAGTGAATTTAATCAACCACAGCAGACGGGGCAAAGCAGCCGCGCCACCAACCACAGTGTTACTAACAACAGCAGCCAAGTAGAGCCATGCCCACAATGTCATCTAAGATTTTCTACAGTTAGAGCTCTCATCGACCACGTGCAGAAAGTACACGAGAAGAATGGTGTTATGAACATGACAATCGATGTCTGCCCGAGGTGTAGTAAAGGTTTTCGAGATCCTGTTGCCCTTGTGGAACACGTTGAAAGGGAACATAAAGGAAGTTCTATGTAA